A genomic segment from Gracilimonas sediminicola encodes:
- a CDS encoding S9 family peptidase: MKRLFSLFILLIIGTSYAFGQANFEAAERFTGEKMEKLIGDTFVWPRWIEDTDTFWYPFENAEGTNWYFVDAARGSQRELFDRDELAAQLSETFNRPFNSKDLDLNDFDYDTDKERFTFHVDSINFTFNLNGDRLVKGDSLSEEKEEDWATYSPDSTWIAFAKNHDLYVMRADDEDSTEIQLTDDGELWFSYQADDSDTTSNERLRSRANWFEDSEKLWVKRQDKRKVDELWVINSLGKRPELETYKYPMPGEEDIYVDEIKVFDPAAETSVTLDTDKWEDQSLGGVYFNDGGIWETQKSDYLYILRRDRTWSKIDVLKANTTSGDVEVLWSEESKPYFNTRYAQLGIINEGEEFIWWSERTGWGQLYRYDSDGNLKNAVTSGYYTVGDIAKIDTSAKTIYFTAYGREDGQNPYFENLYSVRFDGSRLRHLTPEDANHNINASEEGNYFVDNYSRVDMPTKTVVRNGNGEAILELQQVDMTAAEDIGWSAPEEFTVKAADGATDLYGVIWKPFDFDPEKDYPIISYVYPGPQTEPFPTSFSVTGSTGRNQSLAQLGFVVVAFGQRGGSPIRSKYYHNFGYGDMRDYPLADNKYGIEQLASRHSFIDQDKVGIFGHSGGGFMSTAALLTYPDFYDVAVSSAGNHDNNIYNIWWSEVHNGVKEKRKTVKEMNEDSVEVEKEEITFDAPIESNAELAGNLKGHLLLVHGDMDNNVHPANTIRLADALIKAGKRFDMMILPGRRHGFGPYNPYFQRMMWHYFAEHLLGDYRPDVIDFNLPED, encoded by the coding sequence ATGAAACGTCTCTTTTCCCTGTTTATACTTTTGATCATTGGAACCTCTTACGCCTTTGGCCAGGCCAACTTTGAAGCCGCTGAGCGATTCACCGGAGAGAAAATGGAAAAACTCATCGGTGATACCTTCGTTTGGCCCCGGTGGATTGAAGACACGGATACATTCTGGTATCCCTTTGAAAATGCGGAAGGCACAAACTGGTACTTCGTGGATGCTGCACGCGGTTCACAAAGAGAACTGTTTGACCGTGATGAGCTTGCAGCACAGCTTTCTGAAACGTTTAACCGGCCCTTCAATTCCAAGGATCTTGACCTGAATGATTTCGATTACGACACCGACAAAGAACGATTCACCTTTCATGTAGACAGCATCAATTTCACCTTTAACCTGAATGGAGACCGTTTGGTGAAGGGCGATTCTTTAAGTGAGGAAAAAGAAGAAGACTGGGCTACCTATTCTCCGGATAGTACCTGGATTGCTTTTGCTAAAAATCACGACCTGTATGTAATGCGAGCTGATGATGAAGATAGTACCGAGATTCAGCTTACCGATGATGGTGAGCTGTGGTTCAGCTATCAGGCTGATGACAGTGACACCACCTCAAACGAAAGGTTGCGTTCTCGAGCCAACTGGTTTGAAGACTCGGAGAAATTATGGGTGAAGCGTCAGGATAAGAGAAAAGTGGATGAGCTGTGGGTGATTAACTCGCTTGGTAAACGACCGGAGCTCGAGACCTATAAGTACCCGATGCCCGGTGAAGAGGATATATACGTGGATGAAATCAAGGTATTTGATCCTGCTGCAGAAACATCCGTAACCCTGGATACCGACAAATGGGAAGATCAGTCGCTGGGTGGTGTTTATTTTAATGATGGCGGAATTTGGGAAACCCAAAAGTCGGATTACCTCTACATTCTGCGCCGCGACCGAACCTGGAGCAAGATTGATGTGCTGAAAGCCAATACCACATCCGGTGATGTTGAAGTGCTGTGGTCGGAAGAGAGTAAGCCCTATTTCAATACGCGTTATGCGCAGTTGGGAATCATTAACGAAGGAGAAGAATTTATCTGGTGGAGTGAGCGAACCGGATGGGGACAGCTTTACCGTTATGATTCGGATGGAAACCTGAAAAATGCGGTTACCTCCGGATACTATACCGTAGGGGATATTGCTAAAATTGACACGTCTGCCAAAACCATTTACTTCACAGCCTATGGGCGAGAAGACGGACAAAACCCCTATTTCGAAAATTTATACTCCGTTCGTTTTGACGGCTCAAGACTCCGCCACCTGACACCGGAAGATGCCAATCATAATATCAATGCCTCTGAAGAAGGAAACTACTTCGTGGATAACTACTCACGGGTAGATATGCCTACCAAAACAGTTGTCAGAAATGGAAACGGCGAAGCTATTCTGGAGCTACAACAAGTGGATATGACAGCTGCCGAGGATATTGGCTGGAGCGCGCCGGAAGAGTTTACCGTAAAAGCTGCCGATGGTGCTACCGACTTATATGGTGTAATCTGGAAACCCTTCGACTTTGATCCTGAAAAGGACTACCCGATTATCAGTTATGTATATCCCGGACCACAGACCGAACCCTTCCCTACCAGTTTTTCCGTAACCGGTTCCACCGGGAGAAATCAATCGCTGGCGCAACTGGGATTTGTGGTTGTAGCTTTTGGTCAGCGCGGGGGAAGCCCGATTCGCTCTAAATATTACCACAACTTCGGGTATGGAGATATGCGTGATTATCCCCTGGCAGACAATAAGTACGGGATAGAGCAACTGGCTTCCCGCCATTCTTTTATTGATCAGGACAAAGTGGGAATATTCGGGCATTCCGGTGGTGGATTTATGAGTACCGCTGCCCTCCTCACCTATCCTGATTTTTATGATGTTGCCGTTTCCTCAGCAGGGAATCACGACAACAACATCTATAATATTTGGTGGAGTGAAGTTCATAACGGTGTAAAAGAGAAGCGCAAGACCGTGAAGGAAATGAACGAAGACAGTGTGGAAGTGGAGAAGGAAGAAATCACCTTCGACGCGCCCATTGAATCGAATGCCGAACTGGCCGGAAACCTTAAGGGGCACCTGCTTCTGGTTCATGGCGATATGGATAACAACGTTCACCCTGCAAATACCATCCGCCTGGCTGATGCCCTCATCAAAGCCGGTAAGCGTTTTGACATGATGATTTTACCCGGCCGCCGACATGGATTTGGCCCATACAATCCCTACTTCCAGCGCATGATGTGGCATTACTTTGCTGAGCACCTGTTAGGTGATTACCGCCCGGATGTGATCGACTTTAATCTTCCGGAAGACTGA
- a CDS encoding MFS transporter has protein sequence MTKNLRPYLNLIKENKDFRRLWIAQSVSNFGDWFGLLALYAIIGRYSDSEFLLGLIIVVKMLSLALFSPFAGYLADRFNRRKLMIWCDLLRGVAVVGIIFVDSAATLWLAYVLTAIQMMLSAVFEPAKTSSIPNVTSEDNLTNANIISTASWSIIFTTGMAIGGFATEWLGTTNVLILDGFSYVISAWFVYRAVIPQKRLSKEEMYRTRNPFKGIKEGLSYLVKNRHILRPSLAKGTSTVFLGGLVYLLIIVSEEVLMMGSIGLGLLYAARGFGTGIGPIIGRRIFREEKDWVLLMGLAITFCGVMYLVVGVVNSIGLMLLFVLFAHAASGANWVSSTVLLQKRTQDTFRGRIFSTEWLLFTIGNSFSVVIASLILESGIMTVKPLIMVYGGVMALAGILWSFTITPNEKAWRLNTQQGTSNTKS, from the coding sequence ATGACCAAAAACCTCCGCCCGTATCTTAACCTCATAAAAGAAAACAAAGATTTTCGTCGGCTATGGATCGCCCAGTCGGTGTCAAACTTTGGGGATTGGTTTGGGCTGCTTGCCCTGTATGCCATCATCGGCCGTTATTCCGATTCCGAATTTCTGCTTGGGCTGATTATCGTCGTAAAGATGTTGAGCCTGGCTTTGTTCTCCCCATTTGCAGGCTATTTAGCGGATCGCTTCAACCGCAGAAAGCTCATGATCTGGTGTGATTTACTGCGTGGAGTGGCTGTTGTGGGGATTATATTTGTGGATTCTGCAGCCACACTCTGGCTGGCTTATGTTTTGACCGCGATTCAGATGATGCTTTCCGCCGTGTTTGAACCGGCTAAGACTTCCTCCATCCCCAATGTCACATCTGAAGATAATCTCACCAACGCCAATATTATTTCAACGGCCAGCTGGAGTATTATTTTTACCACGGGAATGGCCATCGGTGGTTTTGCAACCGAATGGCTGGGTACTACCAATGTACTGATTCTGGATGGATTCAGTTATGTGATATCGGCGTGGTTTGTGTACAGGGCTGTCATCCCTCAGAAGAGGCTTTCGAAGGAAGAAATGTACCGAACCCGTAATCCGTTTAAGGGCATTAAAGAAGGACTCAGCTACCTGGTGAAAAACCGCCACATTCTTCGCCCCTCGCTGGCAAAAGGCACATCCACGGTGTTTCTGGGAGGCCTTGTATATCTTTTGATCATTGTCAGTGAAGAAGTGTTGATGATGGGAAGTATTGGTTTGGGTTTGTTGTACGCAGCACGGGGATTTGGAACAGGAATTGGCCCCATTATAGGCCGCAGGATCTTTCGAGAAGAAAAAGACTGGGTGCTGTTGATGGGGCTCGCCATCACGTTTTGCGGTGTGATGTACCTGGTGGTAGGGGTGGTAAACAGTATCGGGCTTATGTTGCTATTCGTGCTTTTTGCCCATGCGGCTTCCGGAGCCAACTGGGTTTCCAGCACCGTACTTCTTCAAAAAAGGACCCAGGATACCTTTCGCGGACGAATATTCAGTACGGAATGGCTGCTTTTTACCATTGGGAATTCCTTTTCGGTGGTCATTGCCTCCCTGATCCTGGAAAGCGGAATCATGACCGTTAAACCACTCATAATGGTATATGGAGGAGTGATGGCACTCGCCGGCATCTTATGGAGCTTCACCATCACCCCCAACGAAAAAGCCTGGCGGTTAAATACCCAACAAGGAACATCGAACACCAAAAGTTAA
- a CDS encoding arsenate reductase family protein, producing MLHIAGIKNCNKIRDTKKWMDEHDVEYEFIDVKKDPLTRDELKELEFKVGLDVLVNKRGRKWRDLGLADKDLSEEELFEQLLEHQVMIKRPVLMKDESVLVGYDEESFEAFIAEEEPEEK from the coding sequence ATGCTTCATATTGCCGGAATAAAAAACTGCAACAAGATCAGAGACACCAAAAAATGGATGGACGAACACGACGTTGAGTATGAGTTCATCGATGTAAAAAAGGACCCGTTGACGCGAGATGAGCTGAAGGAACTGGAGTTTAAGGTGGGGCTGGACGTATTGGTGAATAAACGAGGCCGCAAGTGGAGAGATTTAGGCCTGGCCGATAAGGATCTGTCGGAAGAGGAACTGTTTGAGCAACTGCTGGAACACCAGGTGATGATCAAGCGGCCGGTGCTTATGAAAGATGAATCGGTGCTGGTGGGGTATGACGAAGAATCGTTTGAGGCTTTTATAGCCGAAGAGGAACCGGAGGAGAAATAA
- a CDS encoding DUF3108 domain-containing protein gives MTRIILPILLFVLTAPAFGQHTLPDTSSTPPTMDELFSVKETFRYEVKYGFLKLGWVNVELLSDTTYEGRELNHILTEIESNPSIPFVGDELDRFHSLFYVNEKGLPVEVKYWKDNIDEGEYDEIQYWFDRDIGKVYYIEEDDSRDTLDLEDPATSGHLIFYFSRLFAGSEEDYTLPVYVTKKKGYIYADNSLKKEKRNYAPFDGPIQAYLMNGTTENIEGPFGFSGDFRAWFLDDDLRVPLEARVKVLWGNVIVRMIEYTREEL, from the coding sequence ATGACCAGAATCATCCTCCCCATATTACTATTTGTGTTGACGGCTCCCGCTTTCGGACAGCACACCTTACCTGATACCAGCTCAACACCCCCAACAATGGATGAGCTTTTTTCGGTGAAGGAAACCTTCCGGTATGAAGTGAAGTATGGGTTTTTGAAACTGGGTTGGGTGAATGTTGAACTGCTGAGCGACACCACTTATGAAGGGCGGGAACTGAATCACATCCTTACAGAAATTGAGTCGAATCCATCCATTCCTTTTGTAGGAGATGAGCTGGACCGGTTTCACAGTTTGTTTTATGTGAATGAAAAAGGCCTGCCGGTAGAAGTGAAGTACTGGAAAGATAATATCGATGAAGGGGAGTATGATGAAATCCAATACTGGTTCGATCGGGATATCGGCAAGGTGTACTACATCGAAGAAGATGATTCACGGGATACTCTGGATCTTGAAGATCCCGCTACCTCAGGTCACCTCATCTTTTATTTTTCACGCCTGTTTGCCGGGAGCGAGGAAGACTACACCCTGCCGGTGTATGTGACCAAGAAAAAGGGATACATTTACGCTGATAACTCCCTCAAAAAGGAAAAACGAAATTATGCCCCCTTTGATGGCCCGATACAGGCTTACCTGATGAATGGAACCACGGAAAATATTGAAGGTCCGTTTGGCTTCTCAGGCGATTTCAGAGCCTGGTTTCTGGATGATGATCTCAGGGTTCCGCTTGAAGCAAGGGTAAAGGTATTATGGGGAAATGTAATTGTACGAATGATTGAATACACACGCGAAGAATTATGA
- the dut gene encoding dUTP diphosphatase yields MKQVLIKKLDHAKDLPLPNYESVAAAGMDVRAAVETPIVIKPGERTLIPTGLQMALPEGYEAQIRPRSGLAIRNGITMLNAPGTIDADYRGEVKVIAINHGEEEFVVNHGDRIAQMVIAPVTQLPLLEVDELDETDRGEGGFGSTGVE; encoded by the coding sequence ATGAAACAGGTATTAATTAAAAAACTGGATCACGCCAAAGACTTGCCGCTTCCAAATTATGAATCGGTGGCCGCGGCCGGAATGGACGTGCGCGCAGCCGTGGAAACACCCATCGTGATTAAACCGGGAGAACGGACCTTAATCCCGACCGGATTGCAGATGGCACTGCCTGAAGGCTACGAAGCTCAAATCAGGCCACGAAGCGGTTTAGCCATCCGAAATGGCATCACCATGCTGAACGCTCCGGGAACCATCGATGCGGATTACAGGGGAGAAGTGAAAGTGATAGCCATTAACCACGGAGAGGAGGAATTTGTGGTTAATCATGGAGACCGCATTGCCCAGATGGTGATTGCTCCGGTTACACAGCTCCCGCTGCTGGAAGTAGATGAGCTGGATGAAACGGATCGCGGAGAAGGCGGGTTTGGCAGCACCGGTGTTGAATGA